In Geopsychrobacter electrodiphilus DSM 16401, a single window of DNA contains:
- the rplQ gene encoding 50S ribosomal protein L17, translating to MRHNKIGRRLGRGPSHRAHMMANMMTSLFEFEKLSTTVTRAKELRRIAERMITLAKRGDLNSRRQVLKVIHDRKIVAKLFDTIAPRYQEREGGYTRIMRLNPRVGDNAPMSIIELVEAELTLKPKKAVTKIDQPKLAADVAPVVEKDVELTAEVSSEEEKAEG from the coding sequence ATGCGTCACAATAAAATTGGTAGACGTCTTGGGCGTGGCCCGTCGCATCGCGCGCACATGATGGCCAATATGATGACTTCCCTGTTTGAGTTTGAGAAACTGTCGACGACAGTTACTCGCGCGAAAGAGCTTCGTCGTATCGCTGAGCGGATGATTACCCTGGCCAAGCGCGGTGATTTAAATTCTCGTCGTCAGGTTCTTAAGGTCATTCATGACCGAAAGATTGTTGCTAAGTTGTTCGATACGATTGCACCTCGCTATCAGGAACGAGAAGGTGGCTATACGCGTATTATGCGTCTCAATCCTCGCGTGGGTGATAATGCGCCCATGTCGATTATTGAATTGGTTGAGGCGGAGTTGACGTTAAAGCCTAAAAAGGCTGTGACAAAAATAGACCAACCCAAATTAGCTGCTGATGTCGCTCCTGTCGTTGAAAAAGATGTTGAACTGACGGCCGAGGTCTCATCCGAAGAGGAAAAAGCAGAAGGCTGA
- a CDS encoding DNA-directed RNA polymerase subunit alpha has product MYKNWRDLIKPSRLQIDADTLTDSYGKFVAEPLERGFGTTLGNSLRRVLLSSLQGAAITSMRIKDVQHEFSSVAGVTEDVTDILLNLKGVKVRLHGHDPRNIRIVKKGAGTVKAGDIITDGNVEILNPDHHIATCDKEADLEIDMTAAMGKGYVPSERNRVEDSPVGTIAIDAIFTPINKVNYTVSNARVGQMTDYDKLTLEVYTDASVRPDDAVAYASKILKEQLQVFINFDESDEPQIVETDEVSSRINENLYRSVEELELSVRSANCLKNAQINMIGELVQRSEAEMLKTQNFGRKSLNEIKDILSEMGLTLGMKTDGFPDPEYLKLIQQGQDEE; this is encoded by the coding sequence ATGTATAAAAACTGGAGAGATCTGATCAAACCCTCGCGGTTGCAGATCGATGCAGATACGCTGACTGATTCGTACGGTAAGTTTGTTGCTGAGCCTCTTGAGCGTGGTTTTGGAACCACCCTTGGGAATTCTCTTCGCAGGGTTCTGCTCTCATCCCTACAGGGAGCAGCCATAACCTCGATGCGTATCAAAGACGTACAACATGAATTTTCAAGTGTTGCTGGTGTGACTGAAGATGTCACAGATATCCTTTTGAACCTCAAAGGGGTAAAGGTTCGTTTACATGGCCATGACCCTCGCAATATTCGTATTGTAAAAAAGGGTGCGGGTACCGTTAAGGCAGGCGACATCATCACTGATGGTAATGTCGAAATCTTGAATCCCGACCATCACATTGCAACCTGTGACAAAGAAGCGGATCTTGAAATAGATATGACCGCCGCAATGGGTAAGGGCTACGTTCCTTCTGAACGGAACCGTGTTGAAGACTCACCGGTAGGTACGATTGCTATTGACGCAATCTTTACCCCGATTAATAAGGTCAACTATACCGTTTCGAACGCTCGTGTTGGTCAGATGACAGACTATGACAAACTGACGCTTGAGGTTTATACTGATGCGAGCGTACGTCCAGATGACGCTGTAGCGTATGCCTCCAAAATTCTTAAAGAGCAATTACAGGTTTTTATTAATTTTGACGAATCAGATGAGCCACAGATCGTTGAAACTGATGAAGTCAGTAGCCGTATCAACGAGAATCTTTATCGCTCAGTTGAAGAACTCGAGCTTTCAGTCCGTAGCGCCAACTGTCTGAAAAATGCCCAAATCAATATGATTGGCGAGTTGGTTCAGCGGTCCGAAGCTGAGATGCTCAAGACTCAGAACTTCGGTCGCAAGTCCCTTAATGAGATCAAAGATATTCTTTCCGAGATGGGACTGACTCTTGGAATGAAGACCGATGGTTTTCCAGATCCTGAATATTTAAAATTGATCCAACAGGGTCAGGACGAAGAATAA
- the rpsD gene encoding 30S ribosomal protein S4 gives MARYSGAVCRQCRRESAKLFLKGDRCYTDKCAIERRNYAPGQHGQRRTKVTEYGLQLREKQKVKRTYGLQEKQFRLYFAKADRMKGVTGENLLVLLERRLDSIAYRLGFSVSRSQARTLVRHGHFHVNGSKVNIPSYLVRPGDVVELREKSREIVTFNEALDSVMRRGVPSWVELDREKFKGTIKALPVRDELTTPEFQEQLIVELYSK, from the coding sequence TTGGCTAGGTATTCCGGAGCTGTCTGTCGTCAGTGCAGAAGAGAAAGCGCTAAGCTGTTCCTTAAGGGGGACCGGTGCTATACAGATAAATGTGCTATTGAGCGTCGTAATTATGCCCCAGGGCAACATGGACAACGTCGTACCAAGGTTACTGAGTACGGTCTGCAGTTACGCGAGAAGCAAAAGGTTAAGCGGACTTATGGTCTGCAGGAGAAACAATTCCGTCTTTACTTCGCTAAGGCCGATCGTATGAAAGGTGTTACCGGGGAAAACCTGCTGGTTCTCCTGGAACGTCGACTTGACAGCATAGCTTATCGTCTCGGTTTTTCTGTTTCGCGCTCACAGGCACGTACGCTCGTTCGTCATGGTCATTTCCATGTTAACGGCAGTAAAGTTAATATCCCTTCCTACCTTGTGCGTCCCGGGGATGTTGTCGAACTGCGTGAGAAGAGTCGCGAAATTGTTACTTTCAACGAAGCGCTCGACAGTGTCATGCGCCGTGGTGTTCCTTCTTGGGTTGAACTTGATCGTGAAAAATTCAAGGGTACCATTAAGGCTCTGCCGGTTCGTGACGAGTTGACCACGCCTGAATTCCAGGAACAACTGATAGTCGAACTGTATTCGAAATAA
- the rpsK gene encoding 30S ribosomal protein S11: MAKSGKKVVRKKVEKKNIARGVVHIQSTFNNTIVTICDPAGNVIAWSTSGAKGFKGSRKSTPFAAQMAAEDAAIKAKEHGMRTVEAYVKGPGSGRESALRALSLAGLTVTMIKDVTPIPHNGCRPPKRRRV; encoded by the coding sequence ATGGCTAAGTCAGGTAAAAAAGTTGTCAGGAAGAAGGTTGAGAAAAAGAATATTGCACGCGGTGTCGTACATATTCAGTCTACCTTCAACAATACTATTGTTACAATCTGTGATCCTGCCGGGAATGTAATTGCCTGGTCTACATCGGGTGCTAAGGGCTTCAAGGGGTCGCGTAAGAGTACCCCTTTTGCTGCGCAGATGGCTGCTGAAGATGCCGCCATTAAAGCAAAGGAGCATGGGATGAGAACGGTCGAGGCCTATGTGAAGGGACCCGGGAGCGGACGTGAGTCTGCCCTACGTGCTCTTTCGCTGGCGGGTCTGACTGTGACAATGATTAAAGATGTAACACCCATTCCCCATAACGGTTGTCGTCCGCCGAAACGTCGTCGCGTTTAA
- the rpsM gene encoding 30S ribosomal protein S13 produces the protein MARIAGVDLPRNKRIEVAMTYVYGIGRTSSQKILASAGVDLNTRTDDLTEAELAKIREIMNVDYQVEGDLRREVTMNIKRLMDLGCYRGLRHRKGLPCRGQKTKTNARTCKGPKKTVAGKKK, from the coding sequence TTGGCACGTATTGCTGGAGTCGATTTACCGCGTAACAAGCGTATTGAAGTGGCTATGACCTATGTGTATGGGATTGGACGCACTTCTTCGCAAAAGATTCTTGCGTCTGCTGGCGTAGATCTGAATACCCGCACTGATGATTTGACGGAAGCTGAATTAGCGAAAATTCGTGAGATCATGAATGTGGATTACCAAGTTGAGGGCGACCTTCGTCGTGAGGTCACCATGAATATCAAACGGTTGATGGATCTCGGTTGCTATCGCGGCCTACGCCATCGTAAAGGGCTACCTTGTCGCGGTCAGAAGACCAAGACAAATGCCCGGACTTGTAAAGGTCCTAAAAAGACCGTTGCCGGCAAGAAAAAGTAA
- the rpmJ gene encoding 50S ribosomal protein L36 → MKVRSSVKEICDKCKVVKRKGIVRIICENPKHKQRQG, encoded by the coding sequence ATGAAGGTTAGATCTTCGGTTAAAGAAATATGTGATAAATGTAAAGTTGTTAAGCGTAAAGGGATTGTGCGCATTATCTGCGAAAATCCTAAGCATAAGCAAAGACAGGGTTAG
- the map gene encoding type I methionyl aminopeptidase: MIVVKTSAELERMRNSGRMVAEVLELLGERIAPGVTTLELDRIAEEQCLKRRAIPAFKGYGGFPFTICASPNDQVVHGFPNSIPLVTGDIISIDFGLIYEGFYGDSAYTFAVGKINGERQNLLDVTKQSLKDGIAAALPGGRLSDISHAVQSCAEAKGYGIVREFVGHGIGRALHEDPQVPNYGPAGRGPQLKPGMTLAIEPMVNFGSPSVKVLEDGWTAVTIDGGISAHFEHTVAITDNGPEILTKL; encoded by the coding sequence ATGATAGTCGTAAAGACTTCGGCTGAATTGGAGCGGATGAGAAACTCTGGTCGAATGGTCGCTGAAGTTTTGGAACTGTTAGGGGAAAGAATTGCGCCAGGCGTGACGACCCTGGAACTTGATCGTATTGCCGAGGAACAATGTCTGAAGAGAAGGGCTATCCCTGCTTTCAAGGGGTATGGTGGCTTTCCGTTTACCATTTGTGCTTCACCTAATGATCAGGTGGTTCACGGTTTTCCCAACTCTATCCCCTTGGTAACGGGTGATATTATTAGTATAGATTTTGGTTTAATTTACGAAGGATTTTATGGAGACTCTGCTTATACTTTCGCGGTAGGCAAGATCAATGGGGAGAGGCAGAATCTTCTAGATGTAACAAAGCAATCCCTCAAAGACGGGATTGCTGCCGCTCTTCCCGGTGGACGGCTTTCGGATATCTCCCATGCGGTGCAGTCTTGTGCAGAGGCTAAGGGTTATGGCATCGTCAGGGAATTTGTAGGGCACGGTATTGGTCGCGCACTGCATGAAGATCCACAGGTCCCGAACTATGGGCCTGCGGGACGAGGTCCGCAACTGAAGCCAGGAATGACTCTGGCGATTGAGCCGATGGTCAACTTTGGATCTCCATCTGTTAAGGTTCTAGAAGACGGGTGGACGGCTGTCACGATTGATGGTGGGATATCGGCACATTTCGAGCACACGGTTGCTATAACTGATAACGGGCCGGAAATATTGACTAAACTTTAA
- a CDS encoding adenylate kinase, whose protein sequence is MNMVLLGPPGAGKGTQAARLVENFGIPQISTGEMLRAAVRESTPMGLRAKAFMDSGALVTDEVVVGIVRERLQLEDCSNGFILDGFPRTLPQADSLTGVLVGLGRKLDVVVSLQVDTDSLVERLTGRRTCRDCSLGFHIRFDPPAVANVCNSCGGELVQREDDKEDTIRNRMEVYHMQTAPLEDYYRKNGLLKTVDGMASIDSVQGQILDILQAI, encoded by the coding sequence ATGAATATGGTTTTGCTAGGACCTCCGGGAGCAGGGAAGGGTACGCAGGCTGCTCGGCTTGTCGAGAATTTTGGAATCCCACAAATCTCTACTGGCGAGATGTTGCGTGCTGCTGTGCGAGAATCGACCCCTATGGGTCTTAGGGCTAAAGCATTCATGGATTCGGGAGCTCTGGTGACCGACGAAGTGGTTGTTGGGATAGTGCGCGAACGTCTTCAACTTGAAGATTGTTCTAATGGCTTTATTCTTGACGGATTCCCGCGAACTCTTCCCCAGGCCGACTCTTTAACCGGAGTATTGGTGGGATTAGGTAGAAAACTTGACGTGGTGGTTTCTTTGCAGGTTGATACTGACTCTTTGGTTGAGCGTTTAACAGGTCGCCGCACTTGCCGCGATTGTTCACTGGGCTTCCATATTCGGTTCGATCCGCCTGCTGTTGCCAATGTGTGCAACAGTTGTGGCGGTGAATTAGTTCAACGAGAAGATGACAAGGAAGATACCATCAGGAATCGGATGGAAGTCTACCATATGCAGACTGCGCCTCTTGAAGACTATTACCGCAAGAACGGGCTGTTGAAGACGGTAGACGGGATGGCTTCAATCGATAGCGTTCAAGGTCAGATTCTCGACATCTTGCAGGCAATTTAG